Proteins co-encoded in one Pleurodeles waltl isolate 20211129_DDA chromosome 1_2, aPleWal1.hap1.20221129, whole genome shotgun sequence genomic window:
- the MRPL35 gene encoding large ribosomal subunit protein bL35m, translating to MAAAGAVRHGLLLSGGRRWLQALGLGSRLCSGIPNLQTRAAVLRGCSKLIPLTHNNIPHGVRFASGFSPLLYKPSTSSTIWAATHLNLVTGNVPILKSGTSPLNSIIQQPVRTLTYFGFRKGKRKTVKSVVKRFLRLHCGLWIRRKAGYKKKLWKKKPARKRRLREIVFCNRTQSKLLDKMTTSFWKRRNWYVDDPYQKYHDRTNLKV from the exons ATGGCGGCGGCCGGTGCAGTTCGCCACGGCTTGCTGCTGAGCGGAGGTCGGCGCTGGTTGCAGGCTTTGGGGCTCGGCAGCAG gctTTGCTCTGGAATTCCAAATCTTCAGACAAGGGCAGCGGTCCTAAGAG GATGTTCAAAATTGATTCCTCTGACACATAATAACATTCCACATGGTGTTCGTTTTGCTTCTGGATTTTCCCCTCTTCTctacaaacccagcacatcctcaactaTTTGGGCAGCTACACATCTGAACCTAGTGACGGGGAATGTGCCAATTTTAAAaag TGGGACTTCTCCACTCAACAGCATTATCCAGCAGCCAGTAAGAACATTAACATATTTTGGTTTCCGTAAGGGAAAAAGAAAAACGGTGAAATCTGTTGTCAAAAGGTTCCTTAGATTGCACTGTGGTCTTTGGATTAGGAGAAAA GCTGGTTACAAGAAGAAGTTATGGAAAAAGAAACCTGCAAGAAAGAGGCGCTTACGAGAAATTGTCTTCTGCAACAGAACACAGAGCAAGCTGTTGGATAAAATGACCACTTCCTTCTGGAAGAGAAGGAACTGGTATGTGGATGATCCATACCAAAAGTACCATGATCGGACAAATCTAAAAGTTTAG